DNA sequence from the Harpia harpyja isolate bHarHar1 chromosome 2, bHarHar1 primary haplotype, whole genome shotgun sequence genome:
GCCCACCCATGCTCCTCCGGTACCCCAAGCCTTTGCAGGGGTCCGCTTGGCTCTGCGGCCaccctctgcctccctggggcGAGCAAGACCCTCTCACGTCCCCGCTCCAGGCATGGGGGGCTGCAGCGGCGCTGGGGTTAAGCCAGGGCTCCCTGGCAGGTGCATGCGTCCCCGGAGCCGGCAGCGTGCCGTGGTGGTGGCCTGGGGACCGGCAGCTGATGGTGGTGGGGGAACTCCACGGAGTGCATCCAGTATCCTTTGGGGAAGAGCAACCTGCATCATTTCCGAAGGCCAGCCCAAACTGCGGGCCTCCGCGAGCCCTCCTTGGGTCACTGCCATCTCTGTCACGGTCACTGGTGTCCCTGGAGGCCCCCTCGGTTGTCAGCAGCCCCCCAGGATGGTCAGAGGAGATTGACCTTGTTCTCTCCTCTGCAGTTCTGCCACGATCTCCCCTGCCCCACCACAGCCAGTCTGGTCCTGTACAACAGCGAAAGCCCCTCCtgtctgcccccccccggcctctGTTGCCTTTCTCCAAGCCTCCCTGCTGAGGGGAATCTGCTCCCCCTCGGCTCTGAGAGCAGAGCCGGAGCTGGGAGCCACCAAATCCCCCGTGGCTGGAGCGTTGGTCCTGCCGAGGTCCAGTCCCGATTCCCTGAGGACAAAGGCTGTCATGAGTGGGGGGATCCTGTCCCTCCAAAGTGCTGATCCCATGCCCCGCTGCCTCTCCATGGAAAGGGGGTTCGTGAGCCACAGCCCCATGGGGAGGGGGGCTCTGGGGGGTCATTCCATGGCATTGCTGGGCTGGACTGGCCCCTCAGGGCAGGGTTGGGCTGCACCCAGAGCCGCTTTCCTCCTGCGAGGCCTTAGCGGGGAGCGCAGATTTGTCCTGGATGAGGACTCCTACCTAGTGCCCGAGCTGGATGGGGTCCGGATCTTGTCTCGCACCTCCCACGAGTTCCTGCATGAGATTCCAGGTGAGATGGCACCGAGCGGCGAGGCTGAGTGGGACCCCCCCTGCGACTAGGCAGGCAGGTCTCTCCTGCACTGCTCGGCAGTCAGGATGCGGCCGGTGACTGTGGCCAGCTCTGAGTGCGGGGGTCCAGCCTGCCCAGCCCTTTCTGGAGGCTCAGGAGGTGCTGAAAGCCCCACGGCAGAGTAGAGCCATGCCCTGAGCCCCACCAGCCATCCATTGCAGGGCTCTGAACCCAGTCCCCGCCTGGCCCTGggttccttccttccccagcaccgtGCCAGTTCTGGTCCCCTCCTTTGCCAGCTCTGTCGAGCCCCTGTGTCCTGAGCAGGGCCCTGCAGGCTGCcacctccccctcctgctgctagAAGTCCTGGGCTTTGAGCTGAGGGCCTGGCACAACTCAGCACTCTGTTGCTCACCTCCCGCACTGCTGCCACCCTTGTGCTCCAGAGCGGAGGTGCCCGGGAACTGCTGTGGCTCTGGGGAGGATAGTAAGCTCCTCAGGATCCTGTGTATCCCTGGCAGCTGCCCCTGCCTCTGTCTTTTGGACCCTTGGGCTTGGTGTTTACTGAGGGCTGGAAGAGCAGCCCTGAGCTGTCCATCGCTGCggctctgcccagctcctcgGGCCGGCGGTGGCCATGCTACCATCCCAACAAAGGACGGTGCTGGCACGGGCCCTCCTGGGTcctgagctgcaggcagaggtggtggggggagcaggggtgcaGCGGGTGCAGGTGACACTCCTGGGCTGAGGCATCCTCtcacatgtttttttttccccccatcctaTCTCTGCAGAGGCCAGCCAGGAGATCTTCAAGATCGCCTCCATGGCCCCAGGGGCACTTCTGCTGGAGGCACAGAAGGAGTACGAGGTACGGCCCGCTGCCCCGCTCCGGGTCCTGCCTGCCCCAAGGAGGTTGGGGTGGCTCCAGTGCAAACCGCTGCCAGTGTTATCCCATGGTGATGGGAAGGGGGAGATCCTGGAGGTCCCTGCCGGGGCCAAGGTGCCAGGGCGAGGGCTCTCTTGGCCCCTggtcccaggggtgctggggCTCCCAGAGCTCACCCTGACAAGTGAACAGCCTGAAACTCACCCCATGGGCCATGCTCCCCTGCAGAAGGAGAGCCAGAAGGCAGACGAATACCTGCGGGAGATCAAGGACCAGAAGCTGCTCCCGGAGGCGGTGAGCCAGTGCATCGAGGCAGCCGGCTACGAGCACGAGCCAGACACCCAGAAGTCGCTGCTGAGGGTGAGTGAGGCAAAGGGAGGCTTTTGGCTGCGGCTGAAGACGTCTCTCTCCCGGGTTGCGGTCGCGCTGTGGCCGACACAGCCCCAGCACTGGATGCCTCTTGCAGGCAGCCTCCTTCGGGAAGTGCTTCATCGACAAGTTCCCCGCGGAGAGCTTCGTGCGCATGTGCCAGGACCTGCGGGTGCTCAATGCCATCCGGGACTACCAGATCGGCATCCCCCTCACCTTCACCCAGTATCCTCTGTGGGATGGTGCATGAGTGATTACCCTGGGGCgggtgcaggatctggcccaaGCAGGGTCAGTGCTGTTTGGGgctccaggctctgctggggTGGCCACCTCGTACGTGGAGCGAGACACGGTGGAGAAAGCTGCAGAGCTGCTTAGCTGCCATCCCTGTGGTGTTCGGGCACCAGCTGTGCCCTGGGCCCCATGGCAGGGGTCTCTAGCTGAGACCTCTGTGCTCATGACACCCTGCAGAGCTGTCCTGTGGTGCTTGCAGAGCCGAGCTGGCCCTACGGCCATATGTGCCAGGTCTGGCCCAGGGGTgccaggcagggatgctgccaggagaggggCAGGTGCCCAGCACACGTTGCCTGCGCTCTGTGGGGTTTTGCGGTCCAAGATGTCCCTTGACTGTCTCCACAGATACAAGCGGCTCACCATCGAGGTCCTGCTGGACAGGTAAGGGTCCCTGCGAGCTGGGCACAACTCCGGGCAGCCGGGGCCGAGGCAGTGTCCGGCCACGCTGCAGTCCCCATCCCCGTGGTCCCCGTCCCCCTGACTGGGTGCTGAGCAGGCTCCGAGTGTCCTGCGAGGCTGGCTGAGCTGCTCGACTCCTTGGACCCGTGTGGGGTCATGGCGCTGACCCCCCGTATGCCACACCAGGCTGGTCCTGCGGCGGCTCTACCCGCTGGCCATCAGGATCTGCGAGTACCTGCGCCTGTCGGAGATCCAGGGCGTCAGCCGCATCCTGGCCCACTGGGCCTGCTACAAGGTAAGGAAGCAGCTCGGAGGGCTCTGCCCGTCTGGAGCTGTGCGGAGACCTCTCTGCTCATGCCCTTCCAGGTGCAGCAGAAGGACAAGTCTGACGAGGAGGTGGCCCACGCCATCAACCAGAAGCTGGGCGACACACCGGGCATCTCCTACTCCGAGATCGCTGCCCGGGCTTATGACTGTGGCAGGACGGAGCTGGCCATCAAGGTCTCTTGGCTGGGGCTGTGGCGGGTCCGGCTGGGCAGTCGTGGCGGTGGTGGCCGTGCGCTGACAACACCTCTGCCGCTTGCAGCTGCTGGAGTATGAGCCGCGCTCTGGGGAGCAGGTCCCGCTGCTGCTCAAGATGAAGCGGAGCAAGCTGGCCCTCAGCAAAGCCATCGAGAGCGGGGACACCGACCTGGGTAAGGGTCAGGGCTGGGCGGAGGAGGGGAGGGATTTGGGGTCCGGGGGAGCCCATTCATAGCTTTGTGCCTCGTGGGATGAGGGCGGCAGGAGCTGCTTGAGCCCTGCGGGGCAGTGCTCGCCCTCGGCACGGGGCTCTGCCCTACGCCTGGACATACCCTCACTCCCCTCCCGGTGCTGCTCCCTGGGGCCGGCCGTGTTGGGGGGCAGGAATCCATCCTCCCCTTCCTGAACCGTGCTGTCTGCCCCAGTCTACACCGTCGTGCTCCACCTGAAGAATGAGCTGAATCGTGGCACCTTCTTCATGACGCTGCAGAACCAGCCGGTGGCCCTGAGCCTGTACCGCCAGGTAGGGGCTGCCACCGCATGCCTGGACCCCGGGAGCCACCGTGGTGCGATGGGTACTGCTCCCCATCCCCACGTGCCCTGACCTTCCCGCCCCATCGCTCCCCAGTTCTGCAAGCACCAGGAGCGGGAGACGCTGAAGGACCTGTATAACCAGGACGACAATCACCAGGAGCTCGGCAATTTCCACGTCCACTCCAGCTACTCGGAGAAGGTCTGTGCCCGGCGGTGGCAGGAGGAGTGGGGAGGAAGGGCTGGTGGGCTCCGGGCTGGCTTCTTCTCACCCAGGGAGCCACTTGGCCATCACCCCCTTGGGGCTCTGTGCTAGCAGACACCCAGCCCACCTTGTGTGTGCCAGGAGGTCAAGATCTCACCCCGGGTTAGGCAGGGCCCAGACCTCTGCCCGTCTCTGGGGATCAAAGCAAAGCAGCGCAGAGCCAGAGCTTCGTCTTGGCTGTGTCTCGGCACCAGACgcccctcctgccccacctggGGGGGGCTCTGAGGGTGCTGCCCCGTCCCCGCAGCGTGGCATCTGTGCTGGCAGGAGGTGAAGTGCCCATGCTCTCTATCCTCAGCGCATCGAAGGGCGAGTAGGAGCTCTGCAGAACGCCCTGGATGAGTACTACAAAGCCAAGAACGAGTTTGCTGCCAAGGTGAGCgtagctggggctggggggctgctgcaggggggggccctgctctcctggggctgggcaggagcagagctgggcatcGCTGGCCAGCACAGGGCTTCAGCTGGGCCACCTCCGCTCGACGTGGCACTGCAGGTCCCACCGCCTTGCTCTGTGGCCAAGGTGGGGTGGGCTGCTGCCATCgcttgctggggcagggacccGCTGGGCCCCatgagcagagctgggacagggacCCTTTAGGCTGGTGCTTTGCTCCCCAGGCCACAGAGGATCAGATCAAGCTCCTGCGGCTCCAGCGACACCTCCAGGAGGACTTTGACAAGCCCTATCTCGACCTCTCGCTGCACGACACCGTCTCCAACCTCATCCTGGACGGCCACCACAAGCGAGCCGAGCAGCTCTACCGGGAGTTCAAGATCCCCGACAAGAGGTCCGTCCCCGGGCGGGGGCTCCTCTGTGCAGCCCTGGGGGCTCACGCtgggcaggagctgtgctgtggggctgggatcaGGGGGCTGTGGGGTACTAGCAGCTAGAGGAGCTGGCTTGACCTGTGTCCCCAGGTACTGGTGGCTGAAGATCAGCGCCCTGGCCAACCGCGGCGactgggaggagatggagaagtTCTCCAAGAGCAAGAAGTCACCCATTGGGTACCTGGTAAGAGATTTCCCTGCTCGGGGGGGCCAGCCCTGCCCCgtgggtggctgtggggcagcaggagggcacTGCGTGGAGCAGCCTGAGAAGGCTGGTGTGGGgcaaggggagcagggagggcccagcagccagctccccccaccctcccaccccattCCTCTCTGCTCCAGCCCTTCGTGGAGATCTCGGTGAAACACCACAACCGCTACGAGGCCAAGAAGTACGCGCCCCGCGTGACCCCCGAGCAGCGTGTCAAGGCCTTCGTCCTGGTGGGGTGCGTCCGCTCGCCCCCCAACCCAGGGTTGGGGGGGAAATGGGGGTGGCTGGGAGGGCAGTTTGGGGGTGCTTGGGGCAGGGTCAGAGCCTGCAGGAGCAGTTGGTTCCTCATGTAGCATCGCTAGGGTCTTGGGGGGCCTCAGGGGCAATGAGACCCCCAGGAGCAtatggggggggggcaccccgagCCTCATTCTCTAGCTGCTGAGGGCTGCGTGGGGTGCCTGCCCTTGCCAGGGCTGGTGTCTCCAAGAGGTGGGGGAACTggggctgctgcccccctccTGTCCCCACACCGCCCCCAGCTCCCCCGCTCTGCCACAGGGACCTGGACCAGGCGGCCGATGCCGCCATCGAGCACAAGAACGAGACGGAGATGAACTTTGTCCTGTCCAAGTGCACCGCCAGCACCGACGCCGCCGTGGCGGAGAAGCTGAACCGAGCCCGAGCCCAGCTCCTGAAGAAGTGAGCCCCAGCGGTGGGGGGCCCTGCCCTGGCCCCTTTCCCACCACACGCTCCGGGGCAGGGGTGGCTCCAGCCCCCCTGTCCTGCCACTGGAGCCGCTGTCCTGTCCCCCCACGCCTCCCCCTTGCTGCGGGGGGTCCGTGGACGAGGGCAGGGTGACAGAAGGGTGTCCATGTCCTGCGCCAGGGCTGGGGTCACCCTGGCAGTGTCCCCCTCGCAGTGGCTACGAGGCCGGGGTCTTCCTCGCTGGCTGCAAAATACAGTgggatgcccccccccccccccagtgcctgcACAGCCCCCTCTTGCCGTGTAGCCCCCTCCCTTCTTGTTCAGTAAAGAGAAGAGTTCGCTGTCCTGTCTCCTGCTGTAaaatgctcccccccccccgcagcctgcTCAGCACCCATGATGAGGGGGCTCCCGGGGGACACCAGTtatgggggggctgggggggggctgggggacatTCATGGTGGGCattggggtgcagggaggggtgCCAGGGGCCCTGGGGGGGTCTGGAAGGGGATCGCTGGGTGCCCCCAAGGTGCGCGGCGGgtcgtggcggggggggggggggggggggggggggtgtctcctcCGTGCTCCGCCCGCCCGCCAGGGGGGCGCCGCAGCGCTCGGCCCCGGCCACTCCGCGTCACGTGGTCCCGCGGTGCATTGTGGGGCGGCGAGATGGCGGCGCTCGgcgcgggccgggcggcggccggggtGAGGGGGGTCGGGGgtcggggtggggtggggtgggggatcAGTCTGGATCGGGGGGGGTCAGTGCGGGCTGGGGGGGTCAGACTGGGTGGGGGGATTTGGGCTGGGGGTGAGGGTTTGGTCTGGATGGCGGGGGTCGGTCTGAGATGGGGGGGGTAAGGTCTGGGCTCCGGGGTGAGGGGTCTGTCTGGATCGGGGGGGGGTCAGACTGGATGGGGGGTGTCTGGCTTGGGGGGTGAGGGGCCGAGCTGGGGGTGGTCGATGCagatcggggcggggggggtcagTCTGGGACAGGGTGTAAGGGCTGGACTGGGGGGTGTTTagggtgggggctgtggggccaggcGGGGCCAGGGGGTTTAGTGTGGGCTGGCAGGAAcgtgcagggggtggggggtcAGCCCAGAGCAAGGGGTCGGtctgggtttgggggtggggggcacctcCAGGCTGGGGTGTCTCACCTTCCCACCGTCTCCGCCCCAGGGTCTCCTGCGTGCCCGCAGC
Encoded proteins:
- the VPS16 gene encoding LOW QUALITY PROTEIN: vacuolar protein sorting-associated protein 16 homolog (The sequence of the model RefSeq protein was modified relative to this genomic sequence to represent the inferred CDS: inserted 3 bases in 3 codons; deleted 7 bases in 6 codons), with translation MAAVPGPLRRLPPCPHSRWRRPRRRRGRAGRAGGSAGRGRAAGSACPGPAPHGPAPWDCYTANWNPLGEEAFYREGGKFELYTXEWSLKEDLRDCLVAARPYGGPIALLKNNARKEKSPGVRPLLEIYSASGLLLASIPWNSGQLVQXGWTASEDLLCIQEDGTVLVYNLFCEFKRNFSMGNEVLQNHVLEAKVXHTEYGTGVAILTGAHRFSLTTNIDDLKLRRMPEVPGLQKPPSCWAVLSPGQSHHHLLAVGQDLYLLDNTSCSVVVSEPPPPGMSPSAGAYVQMAVSFNYRCLALFTDTGYVWMDQQPTTNYFFPAGHSSATSIPKLAGPSTISWAVSSLSPLQEKLCEFNSSIRSPPKQMVWCMRPRSRQRAVVVAWDRQLMVVGNSTECIQFVLDEDSYLVPELDGVRILSRTSHEFLHEIPEASQEIFKIASMAPGALLLEAQKEYEKESQKADEYLREIKDQKLLPEAVSQCIEAAGYEHEPDTQKSLLRAASFGKCFIDKFPAESFVRMCQDLRVLNAIRDYQIGIPLTFTQYKRLTIEVLLDRLVLRRLYPLAIRICEYLRLSEIQGVSRILAHWACYKVQQKDKSDEEVAHAINQKLGDTPGISYSEIAARAYDCGRTELAIKLLEYEPRSGEQVPLLLKMKRSKLALSKAIESGDTDLVYTVVLHLKNELNRGTFFMTLQNQPVALSLYRQFCKHQERETLKDLYNQDDNHQELGNFHVHSSYSEKRIEGRVGALQNALDEYYKAKNEFAAKATEDQIKLLRLQRHLQEDFDKPYLDLSLHDTVSNLILDGHHKRAEQLYREFKIPDKRYWWLKISALANRGDWEEMEKFSKSKKSPIGYLPFVEISVKHHNRYEAKKYAPRVTPEQRVKAFVLVGDLDQAADAAIEHKNETEMNFVLSKCTASTDAAVAEKLNRARAQLLKK